The proteins below come from a single Haemorhous mexicanus isolate bHaeMex1 chromosome 20, bHaeMex1.pri, whole genome shotgun sequence genomic window:
- the ATP5PD gene encoding ATP synthase subunit d, mitochondrial, with amino-acid sequence MAGRRAALKAVDWAAFAERVPPSQRAMFNALKTRNDALTARLAALPEKPPAIDWAFYKANVAKAGMVDEFQKKFSALKVPEPVDTQTAKIDAQEKEAAKSTAEYIQASKARIAQYEQELQKLKNMIPFEQMTFEDLSEAFPETKLNKEKYPYWPHKPIVDL; translated from the exons ATGGCGGGACGCAGAGCTGCCCTTAAGGCCGTGGACTGGGCGGCCTTCGCCGAACGAGTGCCCCCGAGCCAGCGAGCCATGTTCAACGCGCTGAAGACCCGCAACGATGCGCTGACGGCCCG GTTGGCTGCGCTGCCAGAGAAGCCCCCGGCCATCGACTGGGCTTTCTACAAAGCTAATGTTGCCAAGGCTGGAATGGTGGATGAGTTCCAGAAGAAG TTCAGTGCACTGAAGGTTCCTGAGCCAGTGGATACTCAAACTGCCAAGATTGATGCCCAGGAGAAGGAAGCT gccaAGAGCACTGCTGAGTACATCCAGGCTTCCAAAGCTCGCATCGCCCAGTACGAGCAGGAG CTCCAGAAGCTCAAGAACATGATTCCCTTTGAACAGATGACGTTTGAAGACTTGAGTGAAGCCTTCCCTGAAACCAAACTGAACAAGGAGAAATATCCATACTGGCCCCACAAGCCAATTGTTGATCTGTAA
- the MRPL58 gene encoding large ribosomal subunit protein mL62, which translates to MAAHTLRGLCRPRPGLALLCARFSQRPAAGTEYRSSHSLDKLYPPRQDGKAARTTEELQPPALEIPMARLTVSYSRSSGPGGQSVNKVNSKAEVRFHLASADWIPEAVRQKMALMHRNKINRAGELIVTSEESRYQIRNMAICLDKIRAMVTEAIEKPRVVSKETTQKLIERVEKMNRERLRQKKIHSTIKQSRKADFD; encoded by the exons ATGGCGGCGCACACGCTGCGGGGCCTGTGTCGGCCGCGGCCGGGGCTGGCGCTGCTGTGCGCCCGGTTCTCGCAGCGGCCCGCCGCCGGCACCGAGTACCGGAGCTCCCACAGCCTGGACAAGCTGTACCCTCCGCGGCAGGACGGAAAAGCCGCCCGCACGACG gaggagctgcagccgcCTGCCCTCGAAATCCCCATGG CTCGCCTGACCGTGTCCTACAGCCGGAGCAGCGGCCCCGGCGGACAGAGCGTTAATAAAG TGAATTCCAAGGCTGAGGTTCGGTTCCACCTGGCATCGGCCGACTGGATTCCCGAAGCTGTGAGACAGAAAATGGCTCTGATG CACAGGAATAAGATAAACCGGGCTGGTGAGTTGATTGTGACCTCGGAGGAGAGTCGCTACCAGATCAGGAATATGGCAATTTGTCTGGACAAAATCCGGGCCATGGTCACGGAGGCCATCGAGAAACCCAGGGTGGTGTCTAAGGAGACAACACAGAAACTCATAGAGAG gGTGGAAAAAATGAACCGTGAACGGCTAcgacagaaaaaaatccactcaACTATAAAACAGAGCAGGAAGGCAGATTTCgactga
- the CDR2L gene encoding cerebellar degeneration-related protein 2-like — MLSADRMEEFQSEEEEPWYDQQDLEQDLHLAAELGKTLLERNKELEDSLQQMYATNEEQVQEIEYLTKQLEMLRQMNEQHAKVYEQLDLTARDLELANQKLVLESKTSQQKIQCLTETIEGLQNQVEELQKQVEEMRSLEQLRIRREKRERRRTIHTFPCLKELCSSPRYEDAFQVHSSSTEFNQKPLERENERLQAMVNSLRSQVNQEKQRKERVEREYTSVIQEYSDLEQRVCEMENCKLRIKELEAELLELQQMKQVKKYLLSREDNLSEALLEPLNNAPEADYIDLSEEEGGKSHGTSMTPSPNHPVRKSCSDTALNAIVTKDAVSRHEGNYTLHANNVRKRGMSILREVDEQYHALLEKYEELLSKCRQHKDSVRHTGVQTSRPISRDSSFRDFRGEGHELEERKTMEKTISKHVEAVDKRLEQSQPEYKALFKEIFSRIQKTKADINATKVKNKSSK, encoded by the exons ACTTACActtggctgcagagctggggaagacACTGCTGGAGCGAAACAAAGAGCTGGAGGACTCCCTGCAGCAGATGTATGCCACCAACGAGGAGCAAGTGCAGGAGATTGAG TACCTGACCAAGCAACTGGAGATGCTGCGGCAGATGAATGAACAGCACGCGAAAGTCTACGAGCAGCTGGACCTGACAGCGCGAGACCTGGAGTTGGCAAACCAGAAGCTTGTGCTGGAAAGCAAGACTTCCCAACAGAAGATCCAGTG cttAACAGAAACAATTGAGGGGCTGCAGAACCaggtggaggagctgcagaagcaggTGGAGGAAATGCggagcttggagcagctccGCATCcggagggagaagagggagcGGCGCCGAACCATCCACACTTTCCCCTGCCTTaaggagctctgctccagccccag gTATGAGGATGCGTTCCAGGTCCACAGCTCTTCCACAGAATTCAACCAGAAGCCGCTGGAGAGGGAGAACGAGCGTCTCCAAGCCATGGTGAACTCGCTGAGATCCCAGGTGAACCAGGAGAAGCAGCGGAAGGAGAGAGTGGAGCGTGAGTACACCTCGGTTATCCAGGAGTACTCGGACCTGGAGCAGCGGGTGTGCGAGATGGAGAACTGCAAACTGCGCATCaaggagctggaggcagagctcctggagctgcaacAGATGAAACAAGTCAAGAAGTACCTGCTCAGCAGAGAGGACAACCTGTCCGAAGCCCTCCTTGAGCCGCTGAACAACGCCCCAGAAGCAGATTACATCGACCTGTccgaggaggagggagggaaaagccaCGGGACATCCATGACCCCTTCCCCAAACCACCCGgtgaggaaaagctgcagcGACACGGCCCTGAATGCCATCGTGACCAAGGACGCTGTGAGCCGGCATGAGGGCAATTACACCCTGCACGCCAACAACGTGCGCAAGCGGGGCATGTCCATCCTGCGCGAGGTGGACGAGCAGTACCACGCCCTGCTGGAGAAGTACGAGGAGCTCCTCAGCAAGTGCCGGCAGCACAAGGACAGCGTGCGCCACACGGGGGTCCAGACCTCCCGGCCCATCTCCCGTGACAGCTCCTTCAGGGACTTCCGAGGAGAGGGGCATGAGCTGGAAGAGCGGAAAACCATGGAAAAGACCATCAGCAAACACGTGGAGGCCGTGGACAAGcggctggagcagagccagcctgagTACAAGGCTCTTTTTAAGGAGATCTTCTCCCGCatccagaaaacaaaagcagacaTCAACGCCACAAAGGTGAAAAACAAGAGCAGCAAATGA